In the Acropora muricata isolate sample 2 chromosome 10, ASM3666990v1, whole genome shotgun sequence genome, one interval contains:
- the LOC136888103 gene encoding uncharacterized protein — MQGPGQLAGYRKMWHILRIKHHVHAPRRLVAQILHELDPDGSKARKRNKLHRRIHGPNQCWHIDGYDKSKPFGFPIHSAVDGYSRKVMWLETCRSNNIPSVPAKLYLQCVQEHKGCPLLVRSDYGTENGIIAGMQCFFHSDNAPFSGEHAHRYGSSTRNQRVENWWSHFRKSMGSWWINFFKDLVDKGIVDLEKELHKECMWFCFSGVLQIALDDMKKYWNTHYIRQSRHETVAGVPDILFFLPENSGGTDCLIPVPQEKIDEMKLECQDVEEESIFQEYFEYLMETEGIQYPTRYDEALTLFSYLTTVADV, encoded by the exons ATGCAAGGGCCAGGGCAGCTTGCTGGTTACAGGAAGATGTGGCATATACTAAGAATCAAACACCATGTACATGCACCAAGAAGGCTTGTTGCTCAAATTCTTCATGAACTAGATCCTGATGGTAGTAAAGCACGGAAGAGAAACAAACTGCACCGTAGGATACATGGACCTAACCAGTGTTGGCATATCGATG GTTATGACAAGTCGAAACCGTTTGGTTTTCCCATTCATTCAGCTGTAGATGGTTACAGTAGGAAAGTTATGTGGCTTGAAACTTGCAGGTCTAATAACATACCTTCTGTTCCTGCAAAGTTGTATTTACAATGTGTGCAAGAACACAAAGGATGTCCACTGTTGGTTCGCTCTGACTATGGAACTGAAAATGGCATTATTGCGGGGATGCAGTGTTTCTTTCATTCTGACAATGCACCATTCTCAGGTGAACATGCTCACAGGTATGGAAGTTCCACCAGAAATCAGAGGGTTGAAAACTGGTGGTCTCATTTCAGAAAGTCAATGGGAAGTTGGTGGATCAACTTTTTTAAGGATTTGGTTGACAAGGGAATAGTGGATCTCGAAAAAGAATTACACAAGGAATGTATGTGGTTTTGTTTCAGTGGTGTTCTGCAAATTGCTTTAGATGACATGAAGAAATACTGGAATACACACTATATAAGGCAATCACGCCATGAAACAGTTGCAGGAGTACCtgatattttgttctttttgccaGAAAACTCAGGTGGGACTGACTGTCTCATTCCTGTCCCACAGGAGAAAATTGATGAAATGAAGTTGGAATGTCAGGATGTTGAGGAAGAGAGTATATTTCAGGAgtattttgaatatttaatgGAGACAGAGGGCATTCAGTATCCTACCAGATATGATGAGGCACTCACTCTGTTTTCATATTTAACAACTGTAGCAGATGTTTAA